From a region of the Salinispira pacifica genome:
- the pta gene encoding phosphate acetyltransferase, translating to MTFIENMHHIAKQKQKHLVLPEGTEPRTIQAAAEIRKRGIAAKVSLLGDKDAIAQKAKELSVDLSQVDIITPASDERRNAYGSEYYELRKHKGMTSDQAYADMDHVLRFGCMMVRLGDADAVVAGAENTTGDVLKAAFTIIKTKPGISSASSCFVMIHPDTQWGHEGQMIFSDCATIPNPSDAQLAEIAAAAAESCRTFLKTEPRVAMLSFSTKGSAKTEETEKVVRATQMVKEAHPDLEIDGELQLDAAIVPSVGKKKAPGSAVAGHANTLIFPDLQAGNIGYKLVQRLGGAEAIGPVLQGFAKPISDLSRGCSVEDIVNTGALTISQCE from the coding sequence ATGACATTTATCGAAAACATGCATCACATTGCCAAACAAAAACAAAAACATCTGGTTCTTCCGGAAGGAACAGAACCCAGAACCATTCAGGCAGCGGCAGAAATCCGGAAGCGGGGAATCGCCGCAAAGGTGAGCCTGCTGGGTGACAAAGATGCGATTGCACAAAAGGCGAAGGAATTATCCGTGGATCTTTCCCAGGTTGATATCATCACACCTGCCTCCGATGAGCGGAGAAACGCGTACGGCAGCGAATATTATGAGTTGAGAAAGCATAAGGGGATGACCTCCGATCAGGCCTATGCCGATATGGATCATGTACTCCGCTTCGGCTGCATGATGGTGCGTCTGGGCGATGCCGATGCGGTGGTCGCCGGTGCGGAAAATACCACCGGAGATGTTCTGAAGGCGGCGTTCACCATTATCAAGACCAAACCGGGAATCAGTTCCGCATCATCCTGCTTTGTGATGATCCACCCGGACACCCAGTGGGGGCATGAGGGACAGATGATCTTCAGCGATTGTGCGACCATTCCCAACCCCAGCGATGCCCAGCTTGCAGAAATTGCCGCAGCGGCTGCAGAAAGCTGCCGCACATTCCTGAAGACTGAACCCAGGGTAGCCATGCTCAGCTTCTCAACCAAGGGCAGTGCGAAGACTGAAGAGACAGAAAAGGTAGTCCGGGCCACCCAAATGGTTAAGGAAGCCCATCCGGATCTGGAAATAGACGGCGAACTGCAACTGGATGCGGCCATTGTGCCCTCTGTGGGGAAGAAAAAAGCCCCGGGGTCAGCTGTAGCCGGACACGCCAACACCCTGATCTTCCCGGATCTGCAGGCCGGGAACATCGGGTACAAGCTGGTACAGCGCCTGGGAGGAGCCGAAGCAATCGGTCCGGTGCTCCAGGGATTCGCCAAGCCCATCAGCGACCTCAGCCGGGGCTGCTCTGTGGAGGACATCGTGAACACCGGAGCGCTGACAATCAGCCAGTGCGAGTAA
- a CDS encoding prephenate dehydrogenase/arogenate dehydrogenase family protein — protein sequence MKIAVYGLGRFGRFWAELLMDIGFTVCGYNRSSRDSGNRIPRVGLEEACASDVLFICTSISSIPQVAEEIAPLLRPDTLVVDTCSVKLYPLQELSRALPESQPILGTHPMFGPDSAGEGISGLPLVISPWTADENVLTFWTEKFSRAGLDVISMSADEHDHEAARTQGITHFIGRFLASLELKPSRISTLGFRKIFEVMEQTCNDPWQLFIDLQKYNPYTGEIRGEMTRHFEQMIQLLDSQQIDSQPIDSQQKQ from the coding sequence ATGAAAATTGCGGTGTATGGACTGGGAAGATTCGGCAGATTCTGGGCCGAGTTGCTCATGGATATCGGCTTTACGGTCTGCGGGTATAACCGCTCCTCCAGAGACAGCGGCAACCGGATTCCCCGGGTCGGTCTGGAGGAAGCATGTGCGTCTGATGTGCTGTTTATCTGTACTTCCATATCTTCCATTCCCCAGGTCGCAGAGGAAATTGCGCCCCTTCTCAGGCCTGACACGCTGGTGGTGGATACCTGCTCCGTGAAGCTGTATCCCCTGCAGGAGCTGTCCCGGGCACTTCCCGAGTCCCAGCCGATCCTGGGAACCCACCCCATGTTCGGACCGGATTCTGCGGGGGAAGGAATCAGCGGTCTTCCCCTGGTAATATCCCCCTGGACCGCAGACGAGAACGTTCTCACATTCTGGACGGAAAAATTCTCCCGGGCGGGACTGGATGTTATCTCCATGAGTGCCGACGAGCACGATCATGAAGCAGCCCGAACCCAGGGAATCACCCATTTTATCGGCCGCTTCCTTGCAAGTCTGGAACTGAAGCCATCAAGAATATCAACACTGGGATTTCGGAAAATTTTCGAAGTGATGGAGCAGACCTGCAACGATCCCTGGCAGCTTTTTATTGATCTCCAGAAATACAATCCCTACACCGGTGAAATTCGGGGTGAAATGACCCGCCATTTTGAACAGATGATTCAACTGCTGGACAGCCAGCAGATAGACAGTCAGCCGATAGACAGTCAGCAGAAGCAGTAG
- a CDS encoding bactofilin family protein, with amino-acid sequence MSDLRVRSIDESNLETVIAADVDFEGEMSLTDPILIKGRVKGSITTGSSLYVSEQADLEAEIDAPVVSIKGSVAGDIQARNRLELFKSGRLTGKVRTPDLIVQSGSIFNGSCSMPDASASGADAGEDARATQRGADDIRSEEGDT; translated from the coding sequence ATGTCGGATCTTCGGGTGCGAAGCATAGACGAAAGCAATCTTGAAACGGTTATTGCAGCGGATGTGGATTTTGAGGGGGAGATGTCCCTCACCGATCCAATTTTGATTAAAGGAAGGGTCAAAGGTTCCATTACCACCGGCAGCAGCCTCTATGTGAGCGAGCAGGCGGATCTGGAAGCTGAAATTGATGCCCCGGTAGTGAGCATTAAAGGCAGCGTCGCCGGAGATATTCAGGCCCGCAACAGGCTGGAGCTGTTTAAAAGCGGCCGCCTCACCGGAAAAGTCCGAACACCGGATCTGATCGTTCAGAGCGGCAGCATATTCAACGGCAGCTGTTCCATGCCCGATGCATCTGCTTCCGGTGCAGATGCAGGAGAGGATGCCCGGGCAACTCAAAGAGGGGCTGATGATATTCGGTCTGAGGAGGGTGACACATGA
- a CDS encoding tetratricopeptide repeat protein: MMRQISKSVVRSLVLTLVLMMLSVAVFSQEQAGPGREDALQAFREGRYQDAIRITNAEISAIPGNMDSYAVQGWTLLALGRWADAVDLAQRGLQVSRYDHRVIAIMGEAQYQLGNNLAALQYLQEYTAIRPDGAIIDEVYRQMAEVYIRLEEYHSADIAYTTALHFDSSQAQWWYRLGFAREQSGSDSLALEAYEQAVSIDPNLNQAREAINRLTT; this comes from the coding sequence ATGATGCGGCAAATTTCCAAGTCTGTCGTCCGCAGCCTGGTTTTAACCCTTGTGCTGATGATGCTCAGTGTTGCGGTGTTTTCCCAGGAACAGGCTGGACCGGGCAGGGAGGACGCATTGCAGGCGTTTCGTGAAGGGCGTTACCAGGATGCAATCCGGATTACCAATGCGGAAATCTCCGCCATTCCCGGCAACATGGATTCCTATGCGGTTCAAGGATGGACTCTTCTTGCTTTGGGGCGCTGGGCCGATGCAGTGGATCTGGCCCAAAGAGGTCTTCAGGTTTCCCGCTATGATCACCGGGTGATTGCAATAATGGGAGAGGCCCAGTATCAGTTGGGAAATAATCTTGCGGCCTTGCAGTACCTCCAGGAATATACGGCCATCAGACCCGATGGTGCAATCATCGATGAGGTGTATCGACAGATGGCTGAAGTGTACATCCGTCTTGAAGAGTACCATTCCGCCGATATTGCGTATACAACAGCTCTCCATTTTGATTCTTCCCAGGCCCAGTGGTGGTACCGCCTGGGTTTCGCCAGGGAGCAAAGCGGCAGTGATTCTCTTGCCCTGGAAGCCTATGAACAGGCGGTGAGTATCGATCCGAATCTCAACCAGGCCCGGGAGGCCATTAACCGCCTCACCACCTGA
- a CDS encoding uracil phosphoribosyltransferase, protein MEAGDSRILLTADDLDGYLSVEDKQDIKDLDELYSQAMQDYKILESSANQTRLDQSRENIISTYNRIGDRIQEICDRHPQINVYSFQLPPSSRGEASRLIAKLRDVRTSHQEFLYYIQRAYELLFNLAFHQGETQSKNHLIVKTPVNDPVQNYAIHKIPDVDSKIENSVMCVMLRGALLPSMIMSKEVQEYSSTGYVTPFALFRIQRDDSRKESDMHYVLDLKSSFFDLESLDGKDLFFADPMNATGGSLVTIVQYLKDQGVKPRSIQFFNVISAVKGSLRIARAIEGVKIYTLWMDPVLNSKAYILPGLGDAGDRLNGQDIEGNSRNIIQLIADYGAGITNLYRSQVREIERTVLGEMG, encoded by the coding sequence ATGGAAGCTGGAGACAGCCGAATACTGCTTACAGCGGATGATCTGGACGGATATCTGAGTGTTGAAGATAAGCAGGATATAAAGGATCTTGACGAACTGTACAGCCAGGCCATGCAGGATTACAAAATACTGGAAAGCAGCGCCAATCAGACCCGGCTTGATCAGTCCCGGGAAAATATTATATCCACCTATAACAGAATCGGGGATCGAATCCAGGAGATCTGCGACAGGCATCCGCAAATAAACGTGTACTCCTTCCAGCTCCCTCCCTCATCCCGGGGTGAGGCTTCCCGGCTTATTGCCAAGCTGCGGGATGTGCGCACCAGTCACCAGGAATTTTTATATTATATTCAGAGAGCCTATGAACTGCTGTTTAATCTTGCGTTTCATCAGGGTGAGACCCAGAGCAAGAACCATCTGATTGTTAAAACTCCGGTGAACGATCCGGTTCAGAATTATGCAATACATAAGATTCCCGATGTTGACAGTAAAATCGAGAACTCCGTGATGTGTGTGATGCTCAGAGGTGCCCTGCTTCCCTCAATGATCATGTCAAAGGAGGTGCAGGAATATTCCTCCACCGGGTATGTCACTCCCTTCGCTCTGTTCAGGATTCAGCGGGACGATAGCCGCAAAGAATCGGATATGCACTACGTGCTGGATCTGAAGTCTTCGTTTTTTGATCTGGAAAGTCTGGACGGGAAGGATCTCTTCTTTGCAGATCCCATGAACGCCACCGGAGGGTCATTGGTGACAATCGTCCAGTATTTGAAGGATCAGGGGGTTAAACCGCGATCCATTCAGTTTTTCAATGTGATATCTGCGGTGAAGGGAAGTCTACGCATTGCCCGTGCAATTGAAGGGGTGAAAATTTACACCCTTTGGATGGACCCGGTGTTAAACAGCAAGGCATATATTCTCCCCGGGCTGGGGGATGCCGGTGATCGGCTGAACGGCCAGGACATTGAGGGGAACTCCCGGAATATCATTCAGCTCATCGCAGACTACGGCGCCGGAATAACCAATTTGTATCGCTCTCAGGTACGGGAAATTGAACGTACCGTTCTTGGCGAGATGGGCTGA
- a CDS encoding tetratricopeptide repeat protein yields MNGKSFVQFRWPLLLISVFTLLTHACATYSQARVQLSQEYVILGDEYYDAENYSRAGSLYQKALELYPGNWGGRYGLIQTYLSRGDVTRAEELFQEAGKELNNDGHRELQAYFAARSGDYETAGELYSLLLEEHPENSEYRFNLALTHIARDDSARAYTLLEQVVDSRDSFLPARIRLAQLDAENGDYLSASLWLEEQNVAEYPHGALILARSYRELEYYDRFFTTADQIVGWSGSWQGIDQDFYGQLQDLFFSAALRGVEQGLKDARIRSYLVYVSDELEAYDVEWVGENILPGLQPEERFPETLAFIRAQNPANEVGDPNIPATETQGGGEN; encoded by the coding sequence ATGAACGGCAAATCATTTGTTCAATTCCGTTGGCCCCTGTTGCTGATTTCTGTGTTCACACTGTTGACTCATGCCTGCGCCACCTATTCACAGGCCAGGGTGCAGTTGTCTCAGGAATATGTGATTCTCGGGGATGAATACTACGACGCGGAGAATTACTCCCGGGCCGGAAGTCTGTACCAGAAGGCGCTGGAGCTGTACCCGGGCAATTGGGGCGGTCGGTACGGGCTTATTCAAACCTATCTCTCCCGGGGGGATGTCACCCGCGCTGAGGAGCTTTTTCAGGAAGCGGGGAAAGAGCTGAATAATGACGGGCATCGGGAGCTGCAGGCATATTTCGCCGCCAGATCCGGTGACTACGAAACGGCCGGAGAACTGTATTCACTCTTGCTGGAAGAGCATCCAGAAAACTCCGAGTACCGCTTCAACCTTGCTCTTACCCATATTGCTCGGGACGATTCAGCCCGGGCCTATACGCTTCTGGAACAGGTTGTGGATTCCAGGGATTCGTTTTTGCCGGCCCGGATCCGTCTGGCCCAGCTGGATGCTGAAAACGGGGATTATCTTTCTGCATCCCTATGGCTGGAGGAGCAGAATGTTGCCGAGTATCCCCATGGGGCATTGATTCTGGCCCGTTCCTATCGGGAGCTTGAATATTACGACAGATTTTTCACCACTGCAGATCAGATAGTCGGCTGGTCAGGAAGCTGGCAGGGAATTGATCAGGATTTTTACGGTCAGCTCCAGGACCTGTTTTTTTCAGCGGCGCTCCGGGGAGTGGAGCAGGGGCTGAAGGATGCCAGAATCCGCTCATATCTTGTTTATGTTTCGGATGAGCTGGAAGCCTACGATGTCGAATGGGTTGGGGAAAATATTCTTCCGGGACTCCAGCCTGAAGAACGTTTTCCTGAAACCCTGGCGTTTATCAGGGCGCAAAATCCTGCAAATGAAGTCGGCGACCCGAATATCCCGGCGACTGAAACGCAGGGGGGTGGAGAAAACTAG
- the adk gene encoding adenylate kinase: MKLVFLGPPGAGKGTMAGRLSEEKDIPHISTGDIIRGAIRNQTDLGKKVKEIVEAGGLVPDDLTISLVEERLGKSDAREGFILDGFPRTIAQADALKKMTSLDRVINFQLDDEEIVKRLSGRRVHKASGRTYHILFNPPKTEGKDDVTGEDLITRPDDTKQSIEKRLEVYRNQTAPLISYYKEEGILTDLDSSPSPDAVFADLLAAVS; this comes from the coding sequence ATGAAGCTGGTTTTTCTCGGACCTCCAGGAGCCGGTAAAGGCACCATGGCAGGTCGCCTGAGCGAAGAGAAGGATATCCCCCACATTTCCACCGGCGATATTATCCGCGGAGCCATCCGCAATCAGACTGATTTGGGAAAAAAGGTGAAAGAAATTGTTGAAGCAGGAGGACTGGTCCCCGACGATCTGACCATCTCCCTCGTGGAAGAACGCCTCGGAAAGAGTGATGCCCGGGAGGGGTTTATTCTTGACGGCTTTCCCCGCACCATTGCCCAGGCAGATGCCTTGAAAAAGATGACCTCCCTGGACAGGGTCATTAATTTTCAGCTTGATGATGAAGAAATCGTAAAACGGCTTTCCGGGCGGCGTGTTCACAAAGCATCGGGGCGCACATATCACATCCTTTTCAATCCGCCAAAAACGGAAGGCAAGGATGATGTTACCGGCGAAGACCTTATCACCCGGCCGGACGACACCAAGCAGTCAATAGAGAAACGGCTGGAAGTGTACCGGAATCAGACCGCTCCCCTGATTTCATATTATAAAGAAGAAGGCATTCTAACCGACCTGGACAGCAGTCCTTCACCGGATGCAGTATTCGCCGATCTTCTGGCTGCAGTATCCTGA